TTTATCAACTTCACTTGCAGGTaagcacatatatacatatatatataaatatattgctgAGTCTTTTTATGTATTGCTAGGGTTTGTTGCAGCTTTTAATGCATTGAACCATAATATCACACACTCACATTGTCAGAGCTTTTTCACTTTAAAAATCAAGTCTCCAAATTCTATCTCTATATGCATGTGCAGGCCTGTTTATAAACCATGTCAgatatacatgcatatatatatatatatttatatataaagcccatattcacacacatatataaatatttatagtaATGAAGTTGGATTTGTTTTTACCTTCAagttatattaataatatattataataaattcaAATGAAGTGTCATATATAGTTAACATGCTTGCTGTTATCACAGTAgtttcttcatatatatatatatatatatatatgcatagtgtgtgtgtatatatacatGTTCATACGTACGTaggcttttatttttgtagtTAAATACTATTATACATAAATGTTGAGCTTTGTTACATTTGCTAAAATAAGTGTATAATTAATCTTATGTAAAATATTAATTACATGGTTAAATTAAGTACGTGTATACGTATTAGTGATAATAATTtcgtacacatatatatatatatatatatgtatatttatgtgtgtGTATAAGCTCTTGGAGAATTGGCTTCAATTCTCAGGTAGACAGCTGAACTCTGGAGACCAGTTTGCCAAAGTGGTAATGGATGGAATGACTCAAGAAGAGGTTTGTATAGTAATTTTGCATGTTTACTTaactataatttttattttatttctctaAAAAAAAGAGATAATTTCTAATTAAGAAGTTAATTAATTTTTTCATTTTGATTTCTTTCTCTAAATTCTTCTTGTTTCTCCTTCCAATTAcaatctctcactctctctctcaatttttaAGTTATTTAGATGGAAAATTAGGAGATCAAATAAGTTATAATATTCACACAAGTATTTATGTGATTAGAAAGATAATAAGTTTTTGGTTAGCAACGTAACATGAAATGAATACAACAGTGATTTTCTCAAATAATCACGAGGAATAATAAACCACAAATATTTTGAATAAAGACAAGTTTTGACTAGACACAAAAAAAAGTTAATATGTGTCTTTAATTATctgaatatataaatataggagAGACTTCGATGCAGCCAAGGCATGGTTCGggtatttaaataaaattttttcaatatttttttgatGACAATGTACATTGTTACTATTATTGTCAtgttgtcatatatatatatatatttatggttattatatatgtggtatatgtagGAAATGTTGATGATGAACAAGAAACACATTCGGCTGGTTCATGAGAGGCTTCTGAGGTCTAACACAAGAGACTATGGCAAATATGACCCAACACCAGCTCTTGTTAAGCCTCCTTTCAAGCTCATTCCCAACTGATCAGATCATCATCCATTCACCACATCTTCATATATATTACTctaagtcatatatatatatatatttatagtctAAGTAGTCCAAACATATGCAAATCCAGCTGCTTTTGTGACCAGTTTGAGTTGTTGTAGAATCTAAATAAATGATGTTATTAAAGACTCAtccactatatataaagtataaTATGTATAATTAGTAGTAGTAACTAAAGTATGTGTTAGTATATTTtgtggcatatatatatatatgcatacttAAAAGTTTTGAACCGTAATTAatatgataatgtttatataatatAGTTTCATTTGTTCTTTTCTTATTATAGTgtgttatttattaatttactgaatttatatataaatagggGTGTTCATTAATTAGAATTTAATGATTTtcgctatatatatataatcaatctaATCTAATTAGTAATTAATTACATGTTAGATTTATCAATCTAATTATGCATTGGGTTGGGTTGATTTCATTTTTTAGTTTTGGACTTTGAGTAGGACCAAATTTAaaacatttaaaaattaataattaaagttTTGAACcccatttttttatataaaaaaatcataatttataATAACAAATTCAATATATCTTAAACAATATGAGTAAATCATCTTAATTTGCTTAAAATTATATATGTCCAGCATAATCTTAAGTCAT
The Humulus lupulus chromosome 6, drHumLupu1.1, whole genome shotgun sequence DNA segment above includes these coding regions:
- the LOC133783856 gene encoding protein CASPARIAN STRIP INTEGRITY FACTOR 1-like gives rise to the protein MSLYSLVMMKNISLIFLLISGSLLSTSLAGRQLNSGDQFAKVVMDGMTQEEEMLMMNKKHIRLVHERLLRSNTRDYGKYDPTPALVKPPFKLIPN